In the Rhodothermia bacterium genome, TTAAATTGGTTCCGCTCATGGGCGGAGATTCCTTTATCATAGATGCATACCCCGTTTTCGTACAATATAGCGATGTCTTAGTGATTGCACTGGGTGTATTGGTCTTGTGTATCCTGGCAGCCGTTTATCCAGCATGGCGAGCCTCACAAACGGAACCGGTTGAGGCTATACGTTGGGAGTAGCTACCATCCTGCAACACCTGGAACGGAGGCGTTTTCTGGTTTTTTTAATTCTTCTGGCGTCCAAGGCGTTATGCGGTCACGATAAAACAACCGCACCATCTTGACATCGTCGGCGGGAACAGGTGCGGCCTGATTACCCCAGTGTTGTCGGATGTAGGTGAGGATATCGGCAATGTCTTCATCATTTAGATGTCCCCAAGGTGGACATGTGCCGCGATATATTTCTCCACCAGCGGTCAACTCGCCCTCTAAGCCATGCAACGCCATACGGATCAATCGGCCATGTGAACCGATAACGGTTGGGCTGTTTTTTAGCGGTGGAAACGTCCGAACCACGCCTTCACCATCCGATTGGTGGCACGAGGCACATTGTTTTTCGTAAAGCAACATCCCCACCGGAGGGAGTGGTAATGGTTGCGTTTTTTGTTTGCAACCTACCAGTACCACCAAAAAGATCCAGAAAAAAGTGGTTTTATACATTGTTAGTTCCGCTTATCGGTTCGGGGAAGCGAGGCATCTGTCAAGATCAACACATCACCCAAGTCCCGATGTTCCGTTGCGGAGTATTTCGGGAAGCCCATTCCGGCGTGCATGGTGATGGTGAAAATACGGGCTTTTTTGTGGTAGTGCCGTACTTGTTCGGGTGTGCCCAAGTTGCTTTCGCTGTGAAAAACCCCATTGATATGCACAACAATGGCATTTTTGTGTTTTTTAAGGGTTTGTGCGACCGACCACCCCATTGTGGCATCTCGCAGGTTTTGGGCCTCCAGCATTTTAGGATTGTTATGTGCCGCCCCCATTTGCCGTTCCATTTCGGCATTAAACTTCTGGCCATACGTCGTAGATGCGGGATGTAATGGCAAAGGCGGGAACCACTGTTTGGCTACTTTGGGAAGCATGTTTAAGGCGGCAATTCCATCACGCCCTGTCAGGCTAACAAACCGCCTTGGGGCATTCCCCGCAACGACCGGAATGTGGTTTGTTTTCGCAAATTCGATCATCGGCTTATAATCGGTATCATAATTGGTCCATGGGCGGCTGTCTAATTTTAGGTCTCGCTCCCGTATTTTGCCGGCTAAGTACAAATCCACTACCTCTTGCACATCGCGCTCGAATTGCTCCATAGCAAGCACAATGGGACGGCTTTTTTCGGACTCGAACAAGGCTTTAAGCAGTTGGAATTGAAGGTGATGTGCAACAGGGTCGTTGTGTTCTTCTCCCAGAAACACAACATCGGCTTTTTGCATTTGTTGTACCACTTCTGGAATGGAAAGCGGCGCTCCGTCTTTTCCAAATATCCGATAATGCGCCGAGGTAATCGTCGTATCTGGTGTGGCTGCCCTTAAAAAGAATGGCGATAAAAAAGTAATGGCAAAGAAAAACAGAAGCCTCATCATGGGTTGATCTTTAATGAACGATGAATGTTAAAAACATTTCTATTAAGTTACGACATTTCGTCCTTTTTTTTATCCAACTACAAAAATCCCCTAAGCAGGTCAATAAAATGTTATAACAAATTAAAATATGTTTAAACAT is a window encoding:
- a CDS encoding cytochrome c, whose translation is MYKTTFFWIFLVVLVGCKQKTQPLPLPPVGMLLYEKQCASCHQSDGEGVVRTFPPLKNSPTVIGSHGRLIRMALHGLEGELTAGGEIYRGTCPPWGHLNDEDIADILTYIRQHWGNQAAPVPADDVKMVRLFYRDRITPWTPEELKKPENASVPGVAGW
- a CDS encoding ChaN family lipoprotein produces the protein MRLLFFFAITFLSPFFLRAATPDTTITSAHYRIFGKDGAPLSIPEVVQQMQKADVVFLGEEHNDPVAHHLQFQLLKALFESEKSRPIVLAMEQFERDVQEVVDLYLAGKIRERDLKLDSRPWTNYDTDYKPMIEFAKTNHIPVVAGNAPRRFVSLTGRDGIAALNMLPKVAKQWFPPLPLHPASTTYGQKFNAEMERQMGAAHNNPKMLEAQNLRDATMGWSVAQTLKKHKNAIVVHINGVFHSESNLGTPEQVRHYHKKARIFTITMHAGMGFPKYSATEHRDLGDVLILTDASLPRTDKRN